A DNA window from Bacteroidota bacterium contains the following coding sequences:
- a CDS encoding site-specific integrase, whose translation MATIKLLLRTAKTLADGTHPIVIRITVNRKSKFIFTGKTAKVSQWDAAAGLTTKKHPLHNELNIYLGQRLLDAQTELLELQRQKKGFSAGTVREIIKDNKPSMTFVQFCDKLLAELKEQGRIGTRSTYRTVKYSILRFTNNNQSLTFSDIDVAFLTKYEQYLKANGFKISYVKTQLNKLKAIVGKAILDRVVKKNNNPFLEYSLSHLRPEYQHRSLDKDTLEKLLSYQAEEGTSKHDTINFFTFSYYCWGMNFTDMAKLQWKNIYNGRLVYNRSKTGKLHNILLLAPALKVIEYYKHLKYGENVIPPAEDYIFPILDPDKYNTASKMANRIELKLSMTNRCLKTIADELELGENVTFYMARHTFATQLLRKDVATAKIQNMLGHSSERMTQTYLDSFKNDELDEVSKLLVG comes from the coding sequence ATGGCGACCATAAAATTACTGCTCAGAACTGCAAAAACATTAGCCGACGGTACTCACCCTATTGTTATAAGAATAACGGTCAACCGTAAGTCTAAGTTTATCTTCACAGGAAAAACCGCAAAAGTATCCCAATGGGATGCGGCTGCGGGGCTTACCACTAAGAAGCACCCTTTGCACAACGAGTTAAACATCTATTTAGGCCAACGCTTGTTAGATGCCCAAACGGAATTGCTCGAACTGCAACGTCAAAAGAAAGGGTTTTCAGCCGGAACTGTTCGGGAGATAATTAAGGATAACAAACCTTCAATGACTTTCGTTCAGTTTTGCGATAAACTGCTTGCTGAACTAAAAGAACAAGGGCGCATTGGCACACGAAGTACTTACCGTACTGTTAAGTATTCAATACTTCGGTTTACTAATAACAACCAATCGTTGACCTTTTCAGATATTGACGTTGCCTTTTTGACGAAATACGAACAATACCTAAAAGCCAACGGGTTCAAAATCTCATACGTTAAAACGCAACTAAATAAACTAAAGGCTATTGTTGGTAAAGCTATACTTGATAGGGTGGTTAAAAAGAATAACAACCCGTTTTTAGAATACAGTCTGAGTCATTTGCGCCCTGAGTATCAGCATCGCTCTCTTGACAAAGACACATTAGAAAAATTACTTAGCTATCAAGCCGAGGAAGGTACAAGTAAGCACGATACTATTAACTTCTTTACCTTTTCCTATTACTGTTGGGGCATGAATTTTACTGATATGGCCAAACTGCAATGGAAAAACATCTACAACGGCAGGTTGGTGTACAACCGTTCCAAAACAGGAAAGCTGCATAATATCTTATTATTAGCACCCGCTTTAAAAGTAATAGAGTATTACAAACATCTTAAATACGGGGAGAATGTTATCCCTCCTGCCGAGGATTACATTTTCCCTATTCTTGACCCTGATAAATATAACACTGCTTCAAAGATGGCTAATCGTATTGAGCTCAAACTTTCTATGACTAATAGATGCCTTAAAACTATTGCCGATGAACTGGAACTTGGGGAGAATGTAACCTTTTACATGGCAAGGCACACGTTTGCCACGCAACTATTAAGGAAAGACGTAGCTACTGCGAAAATCCAAAATATGTTGGGGCATTCTTCTGAACGGATGACCCAAACGTACCTTGACAGCTTCAAAAATGATGAATTGGACGAAGTATCTAAACTGTTAGTGGGCTAA